Proteins from one Neodiprion fabricii isolate iyNeoFabr1 chromosome 5, iyNeoFabr1.1, whole genome shotgun sequence genomic window:
- the LOC124182585 gene encoding uncharacterized protein LOC124182585 isoform X1 has product MHKRYIQLVHWNITMELSNEIDALVAPFTQTVARQDSGVPEDLASPTDTRLLGDGDDADETMNSDLNITVIHVVRDSTCDGEESLTMTAGTEVKEFPGESKDSKDGSDSGVEGCATEVLRVRSRNSVDYGSSCGGLDEASCDSSLVSCCSVYEDPCATLPDDLRLNTGGEGTSEGGSESSSIAGSISARGTRANGKRTVIASATNKKKLGVAEPQKPSRVKPSASTNPAVASPRSKTRVVAPRTVPSKLQPGSRDRGRSKETKHSSLKDTAKEITPINGTCRQAATQRPSATPGFHRTRTRAIPESLPSALTTEINKDLAQRGRGTRSRGGSSGRGRTPGSTPLDEGKKLPSTPRANFATCMEPQTVRKDKIATSLDNKALDTYATLPRRNRSKFAVPKSNEKAARSRSGSRDASLNRMNGKKSVPMRDATPYKSLPSYARIKPAEKTRIYHEISVQTGLTRADMDNVFAGLVATMPDPARVDRSDRSCQTEGSWKDTKLMQTEVERVTEVAASSQLENEKLKIELAQVRRVLEEEKADHAFARRELDRNAQRVLAMLGTPQSEHTEGDSFLELESHIQSSGQVVANQQIEIEDLQSLCRMLNRDLEKSMVVQKTLLQQHQELEAESIEMQDFLQEEKATLAEALKDAEAEIKKKDELVKRSNSELGRQIEECKHLVRISEQRRQENLLMNLKLNAVERRSRDLLLSQGAAVSGAAVALSGLGTRLEALVDQLVTSYNISEKDLEDVIYINEAYSCSNSSVESSPVSSRQSLKEFTPSPKRGSFVSAVIGAIRNAATHPFVGKPADRKPAFIEPALKQLHKEISLDSSSDLLDFETEPCLMMESVLEDVPLPDTYTHNMVSSSDSLRRTLGSTENGLEESSKQGRFADESTSLSNLTQAILHRRKVEVEEHDECESLSESETGITDNPGPLTDYCPAISLVDQVIDVDNLVTKLLKVLRIIQLDNDTCIQELREEKSELECRLESFVGELEKVQQPARHLCESENPLPNMTGEKKMIVNQSCHS; this is encoded by the exons ATGCATAAACGATACATCCAATTGGTTCATTGGAATATCACAATGGAACTGTCTAACGAAATTGACGCCCTCGTCGCTCCTTTCACGCAAACTGTTGCCAGGCAAGACTCTGGAGTACCTGAGGACCTTGCATCTCCAACAGATACAAGGCTGTTGGGTGACGGCGACGATGCTGACGAAACCATGAACAGCGATCTCAATATCACTGTAATACATGTAGTTCGTGATTCGACGTGCGACGGGGAGGAATCGCTGACAATGACTGCAGGTACCGAGGTTAAAGAATTTCCAGGGGAGAGCAAAGACAGTAAAGATGGGAGTGATAGTGGAGTCGAAGGATGTGCGACGGAAGTATTGAGAGTTCGTAGTAGAAATAGTGTAGACTATGGAAGTAGCTGTGGGGGATTGGACGAAGCGTCGTGTGATTCGAGTCTCGTTAGCTGCTGCTCTGTCTACGAAGATCCCTGTGCCACGCTCCCAGACGACTTGCGGCTTAACACCGGGGGAGAAGGTACCAGCGAAGGTGGCAGCGAAAGTTCCTCCATAGCTGGAAGCATATCTGCCAGAGGTACGAGGGCAAATGGAAAACGAACCGTCATAGCGTCAGCCACAAATAAGAAGAAGCTCGGTGTTGCCGAGCCTCAAAAACCATCCCGTGTCAAGCCCAGCGCCTCGACTAATCCAGCAGTGGCTTCTCCTAGGTCTAAAACACGAGTTGTTGCACCACGAACCGTTCCGTCAAAACTCCAGCCGGGATCCAGGGACAGAGGTCGctcgaaagaaacaaaacactCCTCCCTTAAAGATACAGCCAAGGAAATTACTCCGATAAATGGCACGTGTCGTCAGGCTGCTACACAACGACCAAGTGCTACGCCTGGCTTTCATCGAACTCGCACAAGAGCGATCCCCGAATCCCTGCCATCAGCGCTGACGACAGAAATTAATAAAGATTTGGCACAAAGAGGACGGGGCACCAGATCCAGAGGGGGATCTAGTGGCAGGGGGCGAACTCCCGGATCCACTCCTTTGGACGAAGGTAAAAAACTTCCGAGCACTCCACGGGCAAATTTCGCAACGTGCATGGAGCCTCAAACCGTTCGCAAGGACAAAATCGCCACTAGTTTAGATAACAAAGCGTTGGATACATATGCCACGTTGCCTAGAAGAAATAGAAGTAAATTTGCAGTTCCTAAGTCAAACGAGAAAGCGGCTAGAAGTCGATCAGGTAGCAGAGATGCTAGCCTGAATAGAATGAATGGTAAAAAATCGGTTCCCATGAGAGACGCAACGCCTTACAAATCTCTACCTTCTTACGCAAGGATAAAACCCGCAGAGAAAACGCGCATTTATCACGAAATTAGTGTGCAGACTGGCCTGACCAGAGCAGACATGGACAATGTCTTTGCCGGACTTGTCGCCACTATGCCAGATCCTGCCAGAGTGGATAGATCGGATAGAAGTTGTCAGACCGAAGGCTCCTGGAAAGACACAAAATTGATGCAAACCGAAGTTGAACGAGTCACAGAAGTGGCTGCATCCTCTCAGctagaaaatgagaaattaaagATAGAGCTTGCCCAAGTCCGACGGGTATTGGAAGAGGAAAAAGCTGATCACGCGTTTGCTCGCCGAGAACTGGATAGGAACGCTCAGAGGGTTTTGGCCATGCTCGGTACCCCTCAATCAGAACATACAG AAGGGGACAGCTTCCTGGAACTGGAATCCCATATACAATCATCGGGGCAAGTCGTCGCTAATCAGCAAATTGAGATCGAGGACCTACAATCCCTTTGCCGTATGTTGAATAGG GATTTGGAAAAAAGCATGGTTGTGCAAAAAACATTGCTGCAACAGCACCAAGAGTTGGAAGCAGAATCGATAGAAATGCAAGATTTTCTTCAGGAAGAGAAGGCTACACTGGCTGAGGCGCTTAAAGATGCAGAAGCTGAG ATAAAAAAGAAGGACGAATTGGTCAAACGAAGCAACTCTGAGCTAGGAAGGCAGATCGAAGAATGTAAACATCTGGTACGCATCAGCGAGCAACGAAG GCAAGAAAACTTGTTGATGAATCTAAAATTAAATGCTGTGGAGAGACGGAGCAGAGATTTGCTCTTGAGTCAGGGAGCGGCGGTATCCGGAGCGGCTGTGGCCTTGTCCGGATTGGGAACGAGGCTGGAGGCTTTGGTGGATCAACTTGTTACTTCATACAATATTTCTGAAAAGGATCTTGAG GATGTCATATATATTAACGAAGCATACAGTTGTAGTAACAGCAGTGTCGAGTCAAGCCCTGTTAGCTCTAGGCAAAGTCTCAAAGAGTTCACGCCAAGTCCAAAGAGAGGTTCCTTTGTATCAGCGGTTATTGGTGCTATCAGAAATGCAGCAACACATCCGTTTGTTGGAAAACCTGCGGATAGAAAACCTGCATTTATTGAACCCGCTTTGAAGCAATTGCACAAGG AAATAAGCTTAGACTCGTCATCCGACCTGTTGGATTTCGAGACAGAACCATGTCTAATGATGGAAAGTGTCTTGGAGGATGTTCCTTTGCCAGATACTTACACCCACAATATGGTATCGAGCAGCGACTCGCTTCGCAGAACACTGGGTTCCACGGAAAATGGGCTTGAAGAGAGTTCTAAGCAGGGTCGATTTGCTGATGAATCCACTAGCCTCTCAAACCTCACACAGGCTATTCTGCATCGCCGTAAG GTGGAAGTTGAAGAACATGATGAATGCGAATCCTTGAGCGAATCCGAGACTGGCATCACTGATAATCCAGGACCTCTTACAGATTATTGTCCAGCTATTTCTCTTGTCGATCAAGTGATTGATGTTGACAATCTTGTCACTAAACTTTTGAAAGTTCTCCGAATTATACAGCTGGATAATGATACGTGCATACAAGAGTTGAGGGAGGAAAA GTCTGAACTGGAATGCAGGTTGGAATCGTTTGTTGGGGAATTGGAAAAGGTTCAACAGCCAGCACGCCATCTCTGTGAATCAGAGAATCCATTGCCTAACATgactggtgaaaaaaaaatgatagtCAATCAAAGTTGTCACAGTTAA
- the LOC124182595 gene encoding probable cytosolic iron-sulfur protein assembly protein Ciao1 isoform X1, giving the protein MGSLELKQSLSGHKGRVWNVCWHPKGNSLASCGEDRTIRIWANESSKWAVKTILAEGHQRTVREVSWSPCGNYIASASFDATTAIWDKKAGQFECNVTLEGHEHEVKSVSWSRSGQLLATCSRDKSVWIWEAADDEYECASVISCHAQDVKKVKWHPHEDTLASASYDDTVRIFKEDAYSDWVCTATLNSHTSTVWSLSFDSTGNRLATCSDDKTVKIWQEYKPGNEAGISTENNESVWKCCCTLSGYHSRPIYDIDWCKLTGLIATACGDDIIRIFREDTDSNPNQPSFSMVCTTDDAHTQDVNSVQWNPVVPGQLASASDDGLVKIWLYSE; this is encoded by the exons ATGGGTTCGTTGGAACTGAAACAGAGTTTATCAGGTCATAAAGGAAGAGTGTGGAATGTATGTTGGCACCCAAAAGGCAATAGCTTAGCTTCTTGTGGCGAGGATAGGACAATAAGAATTTGGGCGAATGAGAGTTCAAAGTGGGCAGTCAAAACTATCTTGGCTGAAGGCCACCAGAGAACGGTTAGGGAAGTTTCATGGTCTCCGTGTGGAAATTATATCGCATCTGCCAGTTTTGACGCTACAACGGCTATTTGGGATAAAAAGGCTGGTCAATTCGAGTGCAACGTAACATTAGAAGGACACGAGCATGAAGTCAAGAGTGTCAGCTGGTCACGGAGTGGACAATTATTAGCCACGTGTAGTCGAGATAAATCTGTATGGATTTGGGAAGCTGCCGATGATGAATACGAATGTGCTTCTGTAATATCATGCCATGCCCAAGATGTAAAAAAG GTAAAATGGCATCCGCACGAGGATACCCTGGCCTCAGCTAGCTATGACGATACTGTGAGAATTTTCAAGGAAGACGCGTACAGCGACTGGGTCTGCACGGCAACTCTGAATTCCCACACATCTACAGTTTGGAGCCTGTCTTTCGATAGCACAGGAAACCGTTTGGCAACCTGCAGCGATGACAAGACAGTGAAAATATGGCAGGAATACAAACCTGGTAATGAGGCTGGTATATCAACAGAAAACAACGAATCTGTTTGGAAGTGTTGCTGCACTTTGTCAGGCTACCATAGTCGGCCGATATACGATATTGACTGGTGCAAATTAACAGGGCTTATTGCCACAGCATGTGGCGACGATATCATCAGAATATTTCGCGAGGACACTGATTCAAATCCAAATCAACCCTCCTTTAGTATGGTTTGTACTACAGATGATGCACATACACAGGACGTCAACTCTGTACAATGGAATCCTGTTGTTCCTGGACAACTTGCATCGGCAAGCGACGACGGGCTTGTCAAAATTTGGCTGTACAGTGAATAA
- the LOC124182598 gene encoding uncharacterized protein LOC124182598 isoform X1 — protein sequence MHMNVTPHGITCKRENLTDTRQSFVHACVLNQQIKSGRIASTCTVVFCPEYVTVRVNPGDKSDKCLILKPTVLHHAIQQKVELMYGDFGLSAIKSGFNAKYFNHHTRIALIKIRHGPHRLVIDSVRAVSEIDSKIASLDIIYVGATMKHCFQFIQRYQRKKLEKMWTSLKNYEKKTEMKDDLMTITPIMKEFK from the exons ATGCATATGAACGTAACTCCGCATGGAATTACGTGTAAACGCGAGAACCTGACAGACACACGTCAATCTTTCGTGCATGCTTGCGTGTTGAATCAACAGATTAAATCAGGGAGGATTGCTTCAACTTGTACAGTCGTGTTTTGCCCCGA GTATGTGACTGTACGTGTGAATCCAGGTGACAAATCTGACAAATGTTTGATACTGAAACCGACTGTTCTTCATCATGCAATACAGCAAAAAGTTGAACTTATGTATGGCGATTTTGGACTTTCTGCCATAAAATCTGGCTTTAATG ctaaatatttcaatcaccATACAAGGATTGCGTTAATTAAAATTCGACATGGACCACACAGACTTGTCATTGATTCGGTCCGTGCTGTCAGTGAAATTGACAGTAAAATTGCTTCCCTCGACATTATTTATGTTGGGGCTACAATGAAGCACTGCTTTCAATTTATCCAA AGATATCAGcggaaaaaattagaaaagatGTGGACGAGCCTGAAAAACTATGAGAAGAAAACGGAAATGAAAGATGATCTAATGACAATCACACCGATTATGAAAGAATTCAAATGA
- the LOC124182598 gene encoding uncharacterized protein LOC124182598 isoform X2: MVRFKNRYVTVRVNPGDKSDKCLILKPTVLHHAIQQKVELMYGDFGLSAIKSGFNAKYFNHHTRIALIKIRHGPHRLVIDSVRAVSEIDSKIASLDIIYVGATMKHCFQFIQRYQRKKLEKMWTSLKNYEKKTEMKDDLMTITPIMKEFK, from the exons ATGGTTCGTTTCAAGAACAG GTATGTGACTGTACGTGTGAATCCAGGTGACAAATCTGACAAATGTTTGATACTGAAACCGACTGTTCTTCATCATGCAATACAGCAAAAAGTTGAACTTATGTATGGCGATTTTGGACTTTCTGCCATAAAATCTGGCTTTAATG ctaaatatttcaatcaccATACAAGGATTGCGTTAATTAAAATTCGACATGGACCACACAGACTTGTCATTGATTCGGTCCGTGCTGTCAGTGAAATTGACAGTAAAATTGCTTCCCTCGACATTATTTATGTTGGGGCTACAATGAAGCACTGCTTTCAATTTATCCAA AGATATCAGcggaaaaaattagaaaagatGTGGACGAGCCTGAAAAACTATGAGAAGAAAACGGAAATGAAAGATGATCTAATGACAATCACACCGATTATGAAAGAATTCAAATGA
- the LOC124182599 gene encoding uncharacterized protein LOC124182599: protein MTITTDTKMTMEKAKELKGDGLRVKLESNDFKLNVRGDGCQVTVAKNCGSIRIVGDGCSVKVNFNGGAIKYEGDGGRIFLGTGSNMESVSYVGNGGRIISGNRGNNRRKEKLVEADVGGGKSDGKGCALSHTDTELENTSNEKKERNGKTFSNAQEKRWERYSRQCMKNSVAKTFTTNQKIPVIVNENFVYRH, encoded by the coding sequence ATGACGATTACGACTGATACGAAaatgacgatggaaaaagcgAAAGAGTTGAAAGGTGACGGTCTCAGGGTCAAGTTGGAATCCAATGACTTTAAATTAAACGTACGCGGCGATGGATGTCAGGTGACGGTGGCCAAAAATTGCGGTAGTATCCGCATTGTCGGTGACGGTTGTTCGGTGAAAGTGAATTTCAACGGCGGTGCAATAAAATACGAAGGCGACGGCGGACGGATATTTCTTGGAACGGGCTCGAATATGGAGTCGGTAAGCTACGTAGGCAACGGCGGTAGAATAATTAGTGGCAACAGAGGAAACAACAGGAGAAAAGAGAAGTTGGTAGAAGCAGATGTAGGCGGCGGGAAGAGCGATGGTAAAGGGTGTGCCCTATCGCACACAGATACGGAGCTGGAGAACACAAGCAacgagaagaaagagagaaatggCAAAACGTTTTCGAATGCTCAGGAAAAAAGGTGGGAAAGATATTCTCGACAGTGCATGAAGAACTCGGTGGCAAAAACTTTCACCACTAATCAGAAAATCCCCGTAATTGTTAACGAGAACTTCGTTTATAGAcattga
- the LOC124182600 gene encoding uncharacterized protein LOC124182600, with product MINTTIFKSAFILLALLYQAMSHPLDTDAGVESSKFSAEEITAIRPSVGGDHYDQRQNGTKNFRIHVDGVVIVVAPAEALLLAGELDPSILGFGQEGIDAPLKPETASTESHKPLTIEETQKPIKKKFIHSHNLRLSSLLGPILRSISP from the exons ATGATTAATACGACTATATTCAAATCAGCCTTCATTTTGCTGGCCTTGCTGTATCAGGCGATGAGTCACCCGTTAGATACGGACGCGGGAGTTGAATCTTCCAAATTCTCGGCGGAAGAGATAACGGCGATAAGGCCAAGCGTCGGGGGTGATCATTACGATCAACGACAAAAcggaacgaaaaattttcgcattcacGTCGACGGCGTCGTTATCGTTGTGGCCCCGGCGGAAGCGCTTCTCCTCGCTGGAGAACTGGATCCATCTATACTCGGTTTTGGACAGGAGGGAATCGACGCCCCCTTGAAGCCGGAAACTGCTAGTACGGAATCGCACAAACCATTAACGATCGAGGAGACCCAAAAgccgattaaaaaaaaatttatccacag TCACAACTTACGACTGAGCAGCCTACTCGGACCAATTCTACGGAGCATTTCACCTTAA
- the LOC124182595 gene encoding NIF3-like protein 1 isoform X2 — protein MHIHSTVVSRLLFRTHGLYKLLKYHHVTSRMGDLDSTREGLALSQVLDAIHSFAPIELAASWDNVGLLIEPTKSKLITHTLITNDLTEDVMQEAIDLNADLIISYHPPIFSPLKSITTRTWKERIASTCIENKIALYSPHTSFDSVKGGLNDWLAGAFDLETCKPIEAGVNPENGFGRLCTLKVPVSTADAVTIVKQRTNLPHVRLARARRQDDMITSIAVCAGSGSSVLKGVRADLYITGEMLHHDILDAIHLGANVILTNHSDSERGFLKLFAIKLRQLLGESVKVSLSLLDTDPLKTV, from the exons ATGCACATTCATTCAACGGTTGTATCGAGACTTCTATTCAGAACTCACGGTCTGTATAAGCTTCTCAAATACCATCACGTAACATCTAGAATGGGAGATCTGGACTCTACTAGGGAGGGACTAGCGCTAAGCCAAGTCTTGGATGCTATTCACTCGTTTGCCCCGATCGAGCTAGCGGCTTCCTGGGATAACGTTGGCCTGCTCATTGAACCAACAAAATCGAAGTTAATTACGCACACACTCATCACCAATGATCTTACCGAGGATGTAATGCAAGAGGCTATTGATTTAAATGCAGATCTAATTATTTCATATCATCCACCGATATTCAGTCCTCTGAAGTCAATTACAACTCGTACATGGAAG GAACGCATCGCTAGCACCTGTATAGAGAATAAAATTGCCCTGTACTCTCCCCATACGAGCTTTGATTCAGTGAAGGGAGGATTGAATGATTGGTTGGCAGGAGCCTTTG ATTTAGAAACATGCAAACCGATTGAAGCTGGTGTCAATCCTGAAAACGGTTTCGGCCGCCTATGCACGTTAAAAGTCCCAGTGTCTACAGCCGACGCAGTGACAATTGTTAAACAACGAACAAATTTACCACACGTCCGACTTGCTCGTGCCAGACGTCAAG ATGACATGATTACTTCGATAGCGGTCTGTGCGGGCTCTGGTTCATCTGTTTTAAAAGGTGTGAGGGCAGACCTCTACATTACAGGCGAGATGTTACACCATGATATTTTGGATGCCATTCATCTTGGAGCTAATGTTATACTCACCAATCATTCAGATTCAGAACGAGGCTTCCTGAAATTATTTGCTATAAAATTACGCCAGCTTCTAGGTGAATCTGTCAAAGTGAGCCTATCACTCTTGGACACCGATCCCTTGAAAACagtatga
- the LOC124182585 gene encoding uncharacterized protein LOC124182585 isoform X2: MHKRYIQLVHWNITMELSNEIDALVAPFTQTVARQDSGVPEDLASPTDTRLLGDGDDADETMNSDLNITVIHVVRDSTCDGEESLTMTAGTEVKEFPGESKDSKDGSDSGVEGCATEVLRVRSRNSVDYGSSCGGLDEASCDSSLVSCCSVYEDPCATLPDDLRLNTGGEGTSEGGSESSSIAGSISARGTRANGKRTVIASATNKKKLGVAEPQKPSRVKPSASTNPAVASPRSKTRVVAPRTVPSKLQPGSRDRGRSKETKHSSLKDTAKEITPINGTCRQAATQRPSATPGFHRTRTRAIPESLPSALTTEINKDLAQRGRGTRSRGGSSGRGRTPGSTPLDEGKKLPSTPRANFATCMEPQTVRKDKIATSLDNKALDTYATLPRRNRSKFAVPKSNEKAARSRSGSRDASLNRMNGKKSVPMRDATPYKSLPSYARIKPAEKTRIYHEISVQTGLTRADMDNVFAGLVATMPDPARVDRSDRSCQTEGSWKDTKLMQTEVERVTEVAASSQLENEKLKIELAQVRRVLEEEKADHAFARRELDRNAQRVLAMLGTPQSEHTEGDSFLELESHIQSSGQVVANQQIEIEDLQSLCRMLNRDLEKSMVVQKTLLQQHQELEAESIEMQDFLQEEKATLAEALKDAEAEIKKKDELVKRSNSELGRQIEECKHLVRISEQRRQENLLMNLKLNAVERRSRDLLLSQGAAVSGAAVALSGLGTRLEALVDQLVTSYNISEKDLEDVIYINEAYSCSNSSVESSPVSSRQSLKEFTPSPKRGSFVSAVIGAIRNAATHPFVGKPADRKPAFIEPALKQLHKEISLDSSSDLLDFETEPCLMMESVLEDVPLPDTYTHNMVSSSDSLRRTLGSTENGLEESSKQGRFADESTSLSNLTQAILHRRKVDSGS, encoded by the exons ATGCATAAACGATACATCCAATTGGTTCATTGGAATATCACAATGGAACTGTCTAACGAAATTGACGCCCTCGTCGCTCCTTTCACGCAAACTGTTGCCAGGCAAGACTCTGGAGTACCTGAGGACCTTGCATCTCCAACAGATACAAGGCTGTTGGGTGACGGCGACGATGCTGACGAAACCATGAACAGCGATCTCAATATCACTGTAATACATGTAGTTCGTGATTCGACGTGCGACGGGGAGGAATCGCTGACAATGACTGCAGGTACCGAGGTTAAAGAATTTCCAGGGGAGAGCAAAGACAGTAAAGATGGGAGTGATAGTGGAGTCGAAGGATGTGCGACGGAAGTATTGAGAGTTCGTAGTAGAAATAGTGTAGACTATGGAAGTAGCTGTGGGGGATTGGACGAAGCGTCGTGTGATTCGAGTCTCGTTAGCTGCTGCTCTGTCTACGAAGATCCCTGTGCCACGCTCCCAGACGACTTGCGGCTTAACACCGGGGGAGAAGGTACCAGCGAAGGTGGCAGCGAAAGTTCCTCCATAGCTGGAAGCATATCTGCCAGAGGTACGAGGGCAAATGGAAAACGAACCGTCATAGCGTCAGCCACAAATAAGAAGAAGCTCGGTGTTGCCGAGCCTCAAAAACCATCCCGTGTCAAGCCCAGCGCCTCGACTAATCCAGCAGTGGCTTCTCCTAGGTCTAAAACACGAGTTGTTGCACCACGAACCGTTCCGTCAAAACTCCAGCCGGGATCCAGGGACAGAGGTCGctcgaaagaaacaaaacactCCTCCCTTAAAGATACAGCCAAGGAAATTACTCCGATAAATGGCACGTGTCGTCAGGCTGCTACACAACGACCAAGTGCTACGCCTGGCTTTCATCGAACTCGCACAAGAGCGATCCCCGAATCCCTGCCATCAGCGCTGACGACAGAAATTAATAAAGATTTGGCACAAAGAGGACGGGGCACCAGATCCAGAGGGGGATCTAGTGGCAGGGGGCGAACTCCCGGATCCACTCCTTTGGACGAAGGTAAAAAACTTCCGAGCACTCCACGGGCAAATTTCGCAACGTGCATGGAGCCTCAAACCGTTCGCAAGGACAAAATCGCCACTAGTTTAGATAACAAAGCGTTGGATACATATGCCACGTTGCCTAGAAGAAATAGAAGTAAATTTGCAGTTCCTAAGTCAAACGAGAAAGCGGCTAGAAGTCGATCAGGTAGCAGAGATGCTAGCCTGAATAGAATGAATGGTAAAAAATCGGTTCCCATGAGAGACGCAACGCCTTACAAATCTCTACCTTCTTACGCAAGGATAAAACCCGCAGAGAAAACGCGCATTTATCACGAAATTAGTGTGCAGACTGGCCTGACCAGAGCAGACATGGACAATGTCTTTGCCGGACTTGTCGCCACTATGCCAGATCCTGCCAGAGTGGATAGATCGGATAGAAGTTGTCAGACCGAAGGCTCCTGGAAAGACACAAAATTGATGCAAACCGAAGTTGAACGAGTCACAGAAGTGGCTGCATCCTCTCAGctagaaaatgagaaattaaagATAGAGCTTGCCCAAGTCCGACGGGTATTGGAAGAGGAAAAAGCTGATCACGCGTTTGCTCGCCGAGAACTGGATAGGAACGCTCAGAGGGTTTTGGCCATGCTCGGTACCCCTCAATCAGAACATACAG AAGGGGACAGCTTCCTGGAACTGGAATCCCATATACAATCATCGGGGCAAGTCGTCGCTAATCAGCAAATTGAGATCGAGGACCTACAATCCCTTTGCCGTATGTTGAATAGG GATTTGGAAAAAAGCATGGTTGTGCAAAAAACATTGCTGCAACAGCACCAAGAGTTGGAAGCAGAATCGATAGAAATGCAAGATTTTCTTCAGGAAGAGAAGGCTACACTGGCTGAGGCGCTTAAAGATGCAGAAGCTGAG ATAAAAAAGAAGGACGAATTGGTCAAACGAAGCAACTCTGAGCTAGGAAGGCAGATCGAAGAATGTAAACATCTGGTACGCATCAGCGAGCAACGAAG GCAAGAAAACTTGTTGATGAATCTAAAATTAAATGCTGTGGAGAGACGGAGCAGAGATTTGCTCTTGAGTCAGGGAGCGGCGGTATCCGGAGCGGCTGTGGCCTTGTCCGGATTGGGAACGAGGCTGGAGGCTTTGGTGGATCAACTTGTTACTTCATACAATATTTCTGAAAAGGATCTTGAG GATGTCATATATATTAACGAAGCATACAGTTGTAGTAACAGCAGTGTCGAGTCAAGCCCTGTTAGCTCTAGGCAAAGTCTCAAAGAGTTCACGCCAAGTCCAAAGAGAGGTTCCTTTGTATCAGCGGTTATTGGTGCTATCAGAAATGCAGCAACACATCCGTTTGTTGGAAAACCTGCGGATAGAAAACCTGCATTTATTGAACCCGCTTTGAAGCAATTGCACAAGG AAATAAGCTTAGACTCGTCATCCGACCTGTTGGATTTCGAGACAGAACCATGTCTAATGATGGAAAGTGTCTTGGAGGATGTTCCTTTGCCAGATACTTACACCCACAATATGGTATCGAGCAGCGACTCGCTTCGCAGAACACTGGGTTCCACGGAAAATGGGCTTGAAGAGAGTTCTAAGCAGGGTCGATTTGCTGATGAATCCACTAGCCTCTCAAACCTCACACAGGCTATTCTGCATCGCCGTAAGGTAGATA GTGGAAGTTGA